A genomic stretch from Bacillus sp. N1-1 includes:
- the acpP gene encoding acyl carrier protein → MADTLERVTKIIVDRLGVEESEIKPEASFKDDLGADSLDVVELVMELEDEFDLEISDEDAEKIVTVGDVIDYINSHQ, encoded by the coding sequence ATGGCAGATACACTAGAGCGTGTAACAAAGATTATTGTTGATCGTCTTGGAGTTGAAGAATCTGAGATTAAACCAGAAGCTTCTTTCAAAGACGACCTTGGTGCCGATTCCCTTGATGTAGTGGAATTAGTCATGGAACTTGAAGATGAGTTTGATCTTGAAATTTCTGATGAAGATGCTGAGAAAATTGTAACAGTTGGCGATGTAATTGATTACATAAACAGCCATCAATAA